Below is a window of Candidatus Liberimonas magnetica DNA.
GCCTATCATGACTATCTTTGCTCCGTGTTTTTCTATGAGCTTATTTATAATCTCTTGATAATTCTTTTTAGGCCACCTTCTTTCATAAGCCATAGGGTCATTGTTGACGTTGACTGCAATTAACCGTTCATAAGAGCGCCATTTTTCGCTCAGCAGCCTTTCCACGATCTTCCTGTCATCGTCCGAGAGGGCCAGGGGCGGCAGATCATTCGAATTAACTCTGACACCTATCAGTGAAAGCATATTGTTGAAATTATCCGTTAAATGCCAGTACCTGTTGAACGGGACCTTGACCGTATGGAAATTGCCCCTCCAGACTTCCCACGTATTGAAACCGACGCTTACTTTTGCATTGACAAGATAGGTCAAAATAGAGGAAAACCTCGTAAAGAATTCAAAGTCCAGCAAAAGATCGAACCTTTCCTTCCTTAAACAGACCAGCACAGATAAAAGGTCCTTTAAAAATATCATTATGCCGTTATCAAGCCTCACCGTGACGACTTCCTCAAACAGGTTAAGAAGTTGGCATATCTCCCTGTTCCTTGAAAGTGTCAAAAAAGTTATACGTGCGTCCTTATAACCGTCTCTTAGAGCCCGGAGCGCAGGTGAGGCCATAATTATGCTTCCCATACCCCAGAACTTCATTACAACTATTT
It encodes the following:
- a CDS encoding glycosyltransferase family 9 protein → MNYNLMRSIDAVVGVFVCSFITVFDKLLSLFWKKQGKPDKINKIVVMKFWGMGSIIMASPALRALRDGYKDARITFLTLSRNREICQLLNLFEEVVTVRLDNGIMIFLKDLLSVLVCLRKERFDLLLDFEFFTRFSSILTYLVNAKVSVGFNTWEVWRGNFHTVKVPFNRYWHLTDNFNNMLSLIGVRVNSNDLPPLALSDDDRKIVERLLSEKWRSYERLIAVNVNNDPMAYERRWPKKNYQEIINKLIEKHGAKIVMIGSSKEAGYVADIAAGIVKKENLLNLAGKTSLGQLACLFEKAMFLLTNDSGPMHLAVAVKLRTVSFFGPETPSLCGPLGKGDIVFFKNIDCSPCMNVHSSKRIICSKQSAECMDKITVEDVLKKIEETYFKV